One Argentina anserina chromosome 6, drPotAnse1.1, whole genome shotgun sequence genomic window, CGTGATGGTGCAGGACTGCAGATTAGGAATTTGGTCATAGAAGGACCTTGTagggctttttttttttggtacaaaaaaaatattgcagCATTAATGGGACGGACATTAATAAGGAGAGTTGTGAATTCAAGTTGCCGTGTCTACTAGATTTTGAGTAGAtcctctttcctttttttagGGAGACAAAGGAGGAGGAACGATCTAATAAGGAGAGTATCTATCGACTTTTGCATTAAGTTCTTGGAGGAAATGCAGGGTTGCGGGGGACCTAATTTAGGAAACAATTTGTTCTCTGGTGGTAAAATTGGTTGGGATTGAGATGCTCGGTTGTCTGACTTGTCTCTATTTTGGCCCAGAAATAGTTTGATTAatgatgtgtttttgttgTCTGGTATTGTGGGAGATTATTCATACTATTCTTTAATATCGCCATGTTGGAATGCGAATCATGATATATTAGATTAGTTGATTACTGTTGGAAAATGTGTCATAGGAGAAAGGAAATTATGCCCGCTTACTTTTAGCTGAATTTTGGAGTGAATAAGCATTAATATGCACCAATTAGTGATGAAGGCTGGGTTAAATTTTTATCCAATGTAATCAAACACATGCTTTACTATGTTCTTTTGAAATGAAAGAATTCAAAATAGGTTTATTGTTTCCTGGATTAGTAATTCAATTAAATGCATATGGAGTTTGTTTGTGGATGCATTGCATGTTATATTGCTAAAATTTTGATGCACTAGAAATCAAAATGCCAATGTTGCTTGTGGTTCTCATATGCTGCAGGAGACACCCATTTATACCTGCATGATCCGGCAGCATACAGATTTTGAATCAGTACAAACTAGACTTAATGCGGGTTGGTACTCAAGCTGCAAGAGAAAATTTTTTAGAGATGTGTTGCTTATTTGCAAGAATGCCATAGTCTTCTTCGGGCAAAGGTCTCCAGAATACAAGGCTGCGTGTGAGCTTCAGTTACTTATTTTAAAGGAAATGGCTTGTAAGGATGCTAATCAGGATCCATCACCTAAACAAGATTCTCAGACTCTATCTAAAGAAGAAACTCCGACACCACTAGCTCTACCACTGAAAGCTGAAAGTGAATCATCAGAATCATTGCTTGCAAAATCAAAACTATCAATTCCATTGACTGCTTGTCGCAAGCGCAGCTCAATAAAGGCTAGAGCATCCACCTCTTCTTTGACAACAGACATAAAGAAAGAGCAAAAGACTACATCATTGCATGATATCAAACCAGCTATAAGTTGGAAGCAAAAAGAAGAAACTTTGGATGAAGTTGAAGAGCAACATCCTGTcaccaaaaagagaagaaaagaaagagccGGGAGCAATACAAGAAACAACTCGAACAAAAATAGCAAGAGCCGAGGTGATGCTAACAAGGAGAAGAATCCGGATGCTGATACAAATGCAATTGTTGATTCTTCAACCAGAGCAATGATTAAGAATGACAATTCAGAGTTCGTAGCCGTGACAGAAAAGAAGAGCACTAATAATACAAGTGGGAAAAGGCAAAGTGCAGAAAAATTCTTGAGTAGAATGAAGCGGGGTTCTGCATCCAACAAGAAGTCAGAGACATTGAAAATTCCTGAGAATGATAGCACAGCTGTATCAGAGCAGAAAAGGACCGGGAACAGCAGAGGGAATGGACAGAAAGCAGCAGAGCCGAGGAAAAATGGAAATGGAAATGGAAAGGGGAGTGCACAGAAAGAAGTAGCTGAACCGAAGAAAACTGCAAATGGAAAAGGAAGTGCGCAGAAAGAACAAGCTTCACGTAAGGTTTCTGGTGGGAGACAGGCAGCGAAAGAGCAAGGAAGCCCCTCGAAAAGGGGGCGGCCCTTAAAGAGGGCAGCGGAAACAGCAAAAGCTGCTCCAGCTAAACGGCGTAGATAGTAGATAGAGAAGGTAGTGAATAGGAAACTGAAGCAAGTGCCGTCGgaaatgcaaagaaactctATCAAGGAAGTCATGGTAGTCTGAGCTTGAAGTGGATAGTTCCATCTTGTTTTCCTCACAAGGGGAGagtaacaatacttgaattgCACTTGAGCATTGAGATTTAGATTTTGTAACATTTGTGAGAACTAGAGATCATTTAAATTGCTCATTGAACTACACTATGAGAGTATGAGACTCCACACTCACAGACCGGGGCATCACAAGCTAGTAGCAATATGGCCGATTTGAACTCCAGAGGGGTGGTGACGTTTTACATAGACCTAACGCTAGTTCTTCGTTTACCGACTTTCATTTAACTTGTTACAATATACCTGGGCAAAAACTGGGGATGATAGAGAGACGGTGTGGTGGGTAGAGGCAATTTTCTTTCGAGTTTTAATGACTAGAAAGGGTTACAACTTCCACTAGAGCTTAAACTGAATTGGAATTTGATTCGGAGAATGTGGGCAGCAATTTTTAAACATGTCAAGGCAATTAACCCCGGTAGATGAAGCTTGGCTCACTAGAGGGCAGTCACCAACAAGGGGCAACCATGGGGAAAAGGAATACCAGGAGAATCCCAAAATCAATCATCAGTGACTAGTGACTCATGTAGTATCTTGAattcttgttttgattttgagattagtaatttatgtacatCTTCAATTCTCCATCgacatttatatttttaatttgtgAATTCCTCGCACATTATTGTTAATCTTGTGATGAAATTTCAATTACGTGATCAATATTTTAGTACATTTTACGCTACACCTAAACAATAATTTGTATAATGTATAATgttattcaattttttttacctagATGAATGGTGTAAAACATAAACGCTAGGGTTGGTAAAACAGAAATC contains:
- the LOC126800006 gene encoding uncharacterized protein LOC126800006; the encoded protein is MDKPDFPETPTWTTWEELLLACAVHRYGTHSWDSVASQLRKRCSNLHHLSPDTCRHKFHDLRRRFDHPNDAACDGDDKSSPIPWLDKLRQLRLDELRQEVERHDSSIVSLQLKVERLKEVREKSDLERSGDEGIRDTSAAPESASPVNITGRVVSGEVFVRNDGRSSNESNTTDPKPELPETVVGEKDAGLVEPAAGEVGAVEKLSNPMVVEDSCNGSSDSVVKEPPVAESEKASSGELRESRSNSEVQSTASLSRKLGAEVKANEPVEPDQEDQSPAMNQAPVESQPLVEFLKILRSHKAASFFERRLQSQETPIYTCMIRQHTDFESVQTRLNAGWYSSCKRKFFRDVLLICKNAIVFFGQRSPEYKAACELQLLILKEMACKDANQDPSPKQDSQTLSKEETPTPLALPLKAESESSESLLAKSKLSIPLTACRKRSSIKARASTSSLTTDIKKEQKTTSLHDIKPAISWKQKEETLDEVEEQHPVTKKRRKERAGSNTRNNSNKNSKSRGDANKEKNPDADTNAIVDSSTRAMIKNDNSEFVAVTEKKSTNNTSGKRQSAEKFLSRMKRGSASNKKSETLKIPENDSTAVSEQKRTGNSRGNGQKAAEPRKNGNGNGKGSAQKEVAEPKKTANGKGSAQKEQASRKVSGGRQAAKEQGSPSKRGRPLKRAAETAKAAPAKRRR